The Bacillota bacterium genome segment ATCAAAAAGAGGCTTATAGAGAAGCGGTTCCCCGCCAAGAATCGTGAAGAAGCTTATGCCGATTTCCTTGCCCTCGCTAATTATCCGCTGCATAACATCCGCAGGTAAGTCGTCACGTTCGCTATACTCACCTGCAAAACACCCAGCACATTTTAGGTTACACCGCATAGTTGGGCTTATCAGCACAGTAAAAGGTGGCGTAATACCATATTTTTTTTCATACTCTCCGCGGATGTGCGCATCAAAAAAGACCGTTTGAATAATAAATCTTGCGATACCACGGCGATAGGTATCGCTTAATTCTCTGCCTATCTTCTTCGCCAGAACGATCGATGGGTGCCCTGCTTGAAATGCCTCCCTTACCACCCTTACTGAACCTGCATCCGTACGTGAGGGAGCAAGTTTCTCAAGTAAATACGTAAGCCTTATAAGATTGTCGTCGGAAGCTTTACTGATTAACTTGATTGCAAGGTTAAGGGAATGCTCAAGTGTATACCGCTTGACCTGATCTCGGATTGCCCCTTGCACCCGCATTTTTATCCTCCTCCTAATTTAATATTTAGGCTCTGCTTGCAAGTGTCCTTTCAGATAGCTTTTTGCCCTGAGCAGATTATTATATATTTGTATCCCCTGCATGATATTTCTAATAGAGAAATTTGATGGCGACTTGAAAGCTTCCAATATGTTAGGAGTAATAGCGACCCGCCTGTAAAGCTTGCAGAATTCTCGGTAAAACTCTTTTAGCGGTAGCTTAGTTGGAAGAACGGCGTGGAAAAAATCAAATAGCTCATAGTTTCTGCTTGTAAGTTGATGCAGTTTCTCTCTAAATAGATCCGTTCCAGGAAGTGGCGTCAGCACAGTGATCTGGCAAGATGAAACCTTGAGCCGCTTAATGTATTTCTGGAGCTGGCGAAACTCTTTTCGTCCAAACTCCGGGTCGACTATAAATGCGGCCCATATATCGATATCATTGTCATGAAGCACCTTAACCGCCTCCATGTTGGACTCGACGTTGTTCTTCTTGTTCAACTTTGCAAGGTGCTCTTCATCAAAACTCTCGAACCCGATAAGAACCCAGCTAAGACCAGCCTCACGTAGCTGGCGTATTAATTCGGGATGTTTTGCTATAGTATCAGTTCTTGCCTGGCAGCCGTAGCGTTTTTTAATTCCAGAATCTTTAATCAGTTTAGCTATCTTCTTTGCCCGCGTCACATTGCTCATAAAGTTATCATCCGAAAACAAGACATTGTCTGTCGGGGCCTGCTTAATCTCTTCAAGAACTCGCTCCGGGCTCTTCTGGCGATAACGTCCGCGGTTGAATTTCCAAACTGAACAAAAAGTACAGCGATACGGACATCCGCGTGCTGTCTCAATCATAGTTACTGGAGCCATATCGCGGAAGAAATACTTCTCCGCATAAGATGCTGCAATAGAGCGGTTCACCAAGGGCAAATTATCAAGCTTATCAATCAGCGGCCGCTCTCCAGTGGAATAAGGCTCCCCATCCTTTATAAACATAAGTCCAGGGATGTCAGAAAAATCCTTGCCATCTTCAACACAGCTTAATAGCTCAGCTGTTACTTGCTCTCCTTCACCAGCTACTATTACATCACAGCGGCCAAAAAAGTCTGTTGGATTAAGCGCCGCGTGATGTCCGCCAACAAACGTGTATGCTTTTGGAAGAACCCTACGGACTGTTTTAAGAACCTCCTGGCCAGCATAAACAGCGTTAGTAAATGGGACTGCTACACCCACGGCATCCGGTTTACATCTAAGGAGGAACTTCTCGAGGTTTTTATCAATCCGCATGTCCAGCAGATATAAATCATGTGCTCCCAGAGCACCTGCAACAGCCTCTATTCCAAGAGGCTCAGTCATGGCGACGTGCTGAAAACCAATATAATAGTCACGTGCGGGCTGTATCAACGCAACCTTCATGGCTTACCCTCAGAATAGTATATTTACTACTCTTTTCCCTTAAGTATGCCAATTTAAACAATGGCTTCCATAGTCAACCCATACTGGCTAGTCTAAACAGGCTCACTCTGCTTGCTTAGCCTTACCTATGCTAAGCATTATTATAGTATTATTTACTGATTTGTTAAGCCCAAGCTATCCTTGGGATTTATTCTTGGGCTTATCTAGCTCAATAACATCACCAGGTACTTTCCCATTTATTGCCCTTTCTAAATATCCCTAAATACAATATCGCAGCACTTTCGCTATTTGTCTGGCTCTTTACGTTTGTTGGATCCTTTATGGAATCAAGACTACTGTTTCGAGATTGCAACTAATCGGCTCTGAGTACCCCAAGCCTAAGATTAGCACCCTGAGTAATTTCCCTGCCTATTGAAGGGCGAAACACAATGGCGGATAATACTCATAGACACTCGTATCACTCGTATAAAAGATATGAGTGTCTCTGCAGCGTTAACAACTGCACTGTTTGGAGCCGGCACATCTTTACAGAGCCGCATTTTAAACGGTTTACCGTGTTAACACGGCATTAATTAGCGCTATGCTCTTTGCATGAACAAAAAACGCGAGACGTTTTTGGAGGATTAATGGGCGGTATCGCAACAAACACGGGTTCGGAGGTCCTAGTGTTCGGCCTTACCCTTAAGCAATTTCTTGCAATTATCATCCCAATCGTAGTGATTCAGATAAGCGCCATAGTCGCGGCGCTTATCAACTTGAGAAAGCAGGATAACACAGCAATACACGGCGGCAAGAAGCTCTGGGTTATAATACTTATCATCTGCTTATTTCAATACCCGTTCGGCCTGCTTGGCCCAATCCTCTACTTTACCGTAGCAAGAAAACCCTATGAGAGCGAATAACATGAATGCCGTTGAGATAAGAGACCTCACGAAACGATATGGTAAAATTAAAGCACTTGACCACCTTAACCTCGACGTGCCCCAAGGGCAGGTTTTCGGATTCTTAGGACCAAATGGTGCCGGCAAGACGACAACAACTAGGATGCTTGCTGGTCTAGCATATCCAACAAGCGGCTCAATAATAATTCTTGGCCATGATATAGCAAAGGATAGCGTACCGGTTAAAAGGCTGATGGGATATTTGCCAGATGTCCCTGCTTTTTATGGGTGGATGAGAGCAAAGGAATACCTTACTTTCACTGGAGAGTTATTTGGCCTTAGCGGATTGGACCTGAAAAAGCGGGTTAACTCACTTCTCGATGCTGCTGGACTATCAGGTAATAACCGGCCGATCGAAACATTCTCACGAGGAATGAAGCAAAGGCTCGGCATTGCGCAGGCTTTTATAAACGATCCCGCTATTCTCCTCATGGATGAGCCTACCTCAGCACTTGATCCGATCGGGCGTAAGGAAGTTCTTGATATGATCAAATCTCTCTCTGAGGAGAAAACAGTTTTTTTCTCCACTCACATCCTTGCCGATGCCGAGAGAGTTTGCGACTCAGTAGCGATAATCGATCGAGGTCGCCTGGTAGCTCAGGGAGGTCTGCAGGAGCTTAAAGATAAATATGTTAAACCGGTTTTTACTGTGGAAGTGGATGCCAACGCCGAACTGCTGGCAAATAAGCTAAAGTCAATCCCCTGGATAACATCAGTAGATACCGACAAGAACACGGTCTCAATCAACGTATCAGATGTAAAAGCCGCTCAGGTTGAGATCGCAGGCATCATCGCGGATACCGG includes the following:
- a CDS encoding B12-binding domain-containing radical SAM protein, whose translation is MKVALIQPARDYYIGFQHVAMTEPLGIEAVAGALGAHDLYLLDMRIDKNLEKFLLRCKPDAVGVAVPFTNAVYAGQEVLKTVRRVLPKAYTFVGGHHAALNPTDFFGRCDVIVAGEGEQVTAELLSCVEDGKDFSDIPGLMFIKDGEPYSTGERPLIDKLDNLPLVNRSIAASYAEKYFFRDMAPVTMIETARGCPYRCTFCSVWKFNRGRYRQKSPERVLEEIKQAPTDNVLFSDDNFMSNVTRAKKIAKLIKDSGIKKRYGCQARTDTIAKHPELIRQLREAGLSWVLIGFESFDEEHLAKLNKKNNVESNMEAVKVLHDNDIDIWAAFIVDPEFGRKEFRQLQKYIKRLKVSSCQITVLTPLPGTDLFREKLHQLTSRNYELFDFFHAVLPTKLPLKEFYREFCKLYRRVAITPNILEAFKSPSNFSIRNIMQGIQIYNNLLRAKSYLKGHLQAEPKY
- a CDS encoding ABC transporter ATP-binding protein; this encodes MNAVEIRDLTKRYGKIKALDHLNLDVPQGQVFGFLGPNGAGKTTTTRMLAGLAYPTSGSIIILGHDIAKDSVPVKRLMGYLPDVPAFYGWMRAKEYLTFTGELFGLSGLDLKKRVNSLLDAAGLSGNNRPIETFSRGMKQRLGIAQAFINDPAILLMDEPTSALDPIGRKEVLDMIKSLSEEKTVFFSTHILADAERVCDSVAIIDRGRLVAQGGLQELKDKYVKPVFTVEVDANAELLANKLKSIPWITSVDTDKNTVSINVSDVKAAQVEIAGIIADTGLPLRRLDLKETTLEDIFVNLVQGESR